GTCTTTTGGCAGAGCAGGGAGAGTGTCTTTCCTCCTACATGGTTCCCGCTTATTCCCTCGTGCATTTCCTCGATTAGTCTTGCGGACTCGTATGCCGTCAGGCATCGTAGCAGGGGGAGGCTGAATGCTCTCTTGTAAAGTTGTCCCTGGTATATGACATACCAGCAGTCGTCTTTTTTAACTTTCTTTGCTTCGTTGACGTCGACTGGCAACAATCCTGTTGTTTTGTAAGCCCAGATACTGTCGTACCATTCTTTGTTTGCCGTGATGACCATTATTTCTTTCCCTTTCTCCTCTATGCTTCTTCTGTGCATGATCTCTATCATTACTGATCTACTTAGCTCGATTGCTTTCGAGCTAGCCAGTTTGGCTAAGCTGTCTGCGGCGGTGTTCAACGCTCTAGGGACCAGTATGATTTCAAAGGCTTCTAGTCTTGCTGTGAGtgtttccagtttctcttggtaCCGCCGCATTGACGGCTCTTTGGTTTCATACTCTCTTGAAAATTGATTTGCCACTAGCTGCGAATCGGTTGTCATTATTCCTCTCTTTGCGTCTGCCAGCAAACACAGCTGCACCCCTGCAATAGCTGCCTCATATTCTGCCTCATTGTTCGAAGCTGTGAAAGTGAATCTGATTgcatatttgaacttatttctCGCCGGGGAAGTCATTATAATGCCGGCTCCCGCGCCTGACTAAGCGGTTGATCCGTCTACTGAAATTTCCCAGGATTCTGTTTTGGTTTCAACCTCCTGATAGGATGCTTCGACTACGAAGTCGGCCAAGGCTTGGGATTTTATTGCATTGCGCGGGTGGAATTCCAGATTATATTCTGACAACTCTATGGCCCATCATAGCAGTCTGCCAGCTGTATCCATTTTCTGCAAGGCCTTTTCCAACGAGAAGTTTGTCAGGACTTCTATGGTGTGTGCATCAAAGTATGGTCTGAGCTTTCTGGCTGCTATTAAGACTGCGTAGGCTAGCTTTTCTATCAATGAGTATCTTGTTTCTGCGGGGTTCAGAACATGGATGACAAAGTATACCAGATGCTGAATCCGGTCTTTCTCAATGATTAGTACGGCAGCGACGGTTTGAGGTGAGGCGGATACATATAATTGTAGCTTGTCGCCTTCTTCCGGCCTGGCTATTGTTGGCAAGGTTCGGAGGTGGTCTTTAATCTTCTCAAAGGCTTTTTCCTCGATCTCTCCCCATTGAAACTTTCCGTTCTGCTTCAGAGTATTGAAGAATGGTATCGACCTGTCTGCCGACTTGCTGATGAACCTTGTCAAGGCTGCCATTATTCCTGTCAGCCTTTGTacatccttgatgctttttggtTGAGGCAGAATGAGTATTGCCTCTACCTTATCTGGGTTCGCGTCGATACCCCTCTCGCTGACTAAGAACCCTAAGAATTTCCCCGATTTCACTCCGAACACACATTTCTTTGGGTTCAGTTTCATTTGGTAACGGCGTAGAGTTTCGAATGTTTCCCTGAGGTCGTCCACATGGTTGCTCTCTAGTCTGCTTTTTACTATAGAGTCATCTACGTATACCTCGATGTTGCGACCTTTCTGTTCTGCGAAAACTCTGTCGACTAGCTTTTGGTATGTCGCTCCGACATTCTTCAGCCTAAATGGCATGGCTTTGTAACTGAATACTCCCCCTTCGGTGATGAACGCCGCTTTTTTTCTGTCGGCCTTTGTAAGGCTGACTTGGTGGTATCCGAAAAATGCATCTaggaagctgagcagtgcgtgGCCGGACGTTGAGTCAACTAGCCTGTCGATTCTCGGAAGTGGGTAGCAATCTTATGGGCATGCTCTGTTTAGGTTTGTGAAAtctacacacattctccaggagcCGTTGGACTTTTTAACCATCACGACGTTAGCCAACCATTCCGGGTAGTCGCATGGTTCAATGAATCCTGCTGCTAGTAGCTTTTCCACTTCTTCCTGTATTGCTTGATTTTTTTCAGTTGagaaatttcttttctttttctttaccgGTCTTATTGTTCTGTCGACGTTCAGTCGGTGCTCGATTACCTCCGGGCTtatacccggcatttcgtcgGCTGAAAACGCGAACACGTCAGCGTGGTCTCGTAGCAAACCGATCATGTTCACCCACATCACTGGGTCAATGTCGGTTCCTATCTTTACTGTTCGGCCCGACTCTCCTTCCACCAGCTCAATTTCCTCAACTTCTCCTACAGCCTCTAGCTTGGGCCTGACAGCCCTCTCCTCAATACTTTCAATTTTCGGTGTTTCCTGTTTCTATCTTTTCTCCTTCTTTGGCAACAAAGATTGTTCACCCTCTGATTTCGAGTTTTGGTTTTTTGCGGGCCTTTTCATTGTCGCTTCCCTTGTTATGTTCATAGATGGGGCCAGTCGTCCTGGTGTTTTTAATGCCGTTAAGTAGCATGATCTTGCTGATTCTTGACTGCCTCGGATTCTCTCTGCTTTCTCAAAGTTGGACATGTATATCATGGTTAAGTGATACGTTGATACTACTGCTTGTGCGTCATGGATGAATGGTCGGCCAACGATGACGTTGTACGCAGCCGGCACTTTGATTACCAGGAAGTCTACCATTAGGTCCCTTACTGCTCCACCTTCTCTGATCTGTACCGGCAGCCGGATACTTCCCTCTGGAAAGACAGTGGCCCCGGAGAATCCTATTACCGGGTAGTTGGCTCTCGTGAATTCCTTCTCGTTTATTTGGAGTTGAGCGAAGGCTTCCTAGAAGatgatgtttgctgaacttCCTCCATCTACCAGTATTCTTTTTATCGGAAAATTTTCTATTCCGAGGCCTAAGACCAGTGGGTCGTCATGGTGATATATGATTCCGCGGCAGTCTGCGGGGGTGAATGAGATTTCTGGCATGACTGGGGGTGATGGCCACTTTCTGGTGCTATGATAGTTTATCAGGTGGCGGTGCTCGCCCAGGCTCCTATCTGCCCCACTAATTGTTCCTCCGTGGCATGGTCCGCCGGATATGACCCATATTGTCGGCCCCTTCTGGCCGGCATTTCTAGCCTCTGCATTGCGGCTGGTTTCTGGTGCCTTTTGTTCTATTCTGAGTGGTGCTTGGGTTGTTGGTAATCTGTTGTTTGGGTTATTGTTTTGCCGGCTGTGATTTTGTTGATTGTTGTTGCTTTGTCGGGCTCTATATTGTGTCAGGTAGCCTCTCCTGATCATATCCTCGATGTTATCTTTCAAATCTCTGCACTCTTCCGTATAGTGCCCACAGTCCTCATGGAAAGCACAGTATTTCGACTGTGGTCTGGGTTTGTCGCTCATTGGAGGAGGTCTCTTCCAGTTCTCGTTTTTGTTGATGTTGTAGATGGCAGCTCTTGGGGCGTTCAGTGGGGTGTATTCGTGGAATGCAGGGTAGGTGATGTTTGTTTGTTTCTGGTGATCCCTCCCTCGGTGGTCTCTTCTCTGATTATCTTTCCTGAATCCCCtacattgttgttgttgttgtgtttgcTGAATAGGCATGGGTGCGATATTTCTAGTCGGTGCCGACTGGAAATGATTTGGGATTGTCATCAATTTGTCGCTTTTGATGTACTCGTGGGCTTTCACCAGCGCGCTTTCCAGGTCCGTAAAATATTTCCTTCCCAAATACCTCTTGAACTCGCAGTGGTTCATTCCCCTCATCAGAGCCACTACGGCTACTTCTTGCTGTAAGTTTGGTATGCTCGTGGACTCGTTGTTGAATCTGGTGAGGTAATCTCTCAAAGATTCTCCGATCCTTTGTGTGATTGCCATTAGTTCTCCTGACgttttctttctttgctgcCGACTGATGAACTGCAGCATGAACTCTGCCTCTAATTGCCGGTAATTGTACACTGATCCTTTTGGCAATCCCTTGTACCACCCTGACGCTACTCCTAGGAGTGTGGATGGGAACACTTTGGACCACATGGCATCGGAGTCTGTGTACATCATCATATGCTGCTCGAACATGTTGCAATGGACCTCCAGGTCGGTGGATCCGTCGTACTTGCAGAGCGGGAACTTTAATTTCTCCATTGGTTCTTCTAGAATGTCTGCGCACAGGGGTGAGTTCGCAGGTTGGATGGTATAACGGCGTGGTGCATATCTTTGAGGTGTCTCTCTTGCTTCCTCGATGACCATGGTTTCGGGCTGACTGCGCAGAGCAATCACTTTTTGTGTATTGGGGTGGGGCTCGTGTTGTTCTATGCTCTGTTCTCCGAACAAATTTCTTATCGGCAATCTCTTCCTCTTTCTGCCGACTGGGGTTTCAGTCGTTTGAATATGATTGTCATGGTTGGGGGTACGGGctctttgtttgtttttcttttcctgATTTCAGGGCCGACAGCGCGGCCATCACCGCTTGTGCCGTGGCCAGTTGTTCTTCTGAGAACTGGTTAGTGAGTTCTGACGACATTTGAGTAATGTTTCTTGTTGGGCTTTCGGATTCTTCTTCAGAGTCGTCGTCCTCCACTGAGTATCCCAGGACGTGTAGGGGTGTTTCGTTGCTTTTGTTGTTTGCCGCAGTCGTAGTTTTGCTGACTACCGACTGGATTCCTTGGTGGGGGGTGGGTTGGGCGTCGACGGGTGTTATGATTGGTTTTGTTGAAAATAGTGTGGGTTTCAGAGGGTCATTGTTTTCGCCGTCTGTGTGCTATGTGGGGTTATTTTTGAGGCCTACCTTTTGCTTTTCTTATATGAATCCGATTGTGTACTCTCCATTCTTTTTGGTGATTTTTGCTGGTTTgggttaattttttttggttatgGGTTCTGTTTGCAAGTGGGgttcccctccttctagcgccaattgttccggttGCGGACTTGGAACAGGAAAGGGTTGACTTGTCTCCGACTCTAAATGCTGACTGTATCCTGCACAGTGAAaccgttaactagcctcgggggtgatccgagaattaccccttcgatgcttaagtcagattaTGTTGATAGCTCTGTAATAAATGCTTTGTAAGAATGATTGGGGTTGGATCGCGTACCTTTGGCATTGATGGGGGTCCGTATTTATAGACGGGTTACTTGTACGGAGGATCCGGGTTATTACCCTTTGGTTCCGGATCCTCTCCTTCGGGTCTGACTGATGGATAATGTCAGAGAAATGCCGACTGCGGGTCGTATACCTAGGGTATCGACTGCGGTCTTGGTGTCTCCTTTGGATCTGTGCATTCGTCGTAGCTGTTAAGGGATGTCCTTCAGCCCAGACACGACATGCCTTGGACACGCCAACTAAGTAGGGTCGACTCCGACAATTTGAAGGCCTTGTGCTAAGTTTAAATATTAGGCCCCATAAAATTTTTAGGACAATTATTTAAGGTAAAATTCATAAGTATTATagtattaatattgttttgtttATAAACAATATAGAGCCAAATTAATGTTATGATGTAATATTTTATGTGGGttggttttaattaaaaaaatgaatCGAAAAGTTTTATAGACATTAAAATGGGTGATTCTTTTTatcattgccaaaaaaaaatataggggAAAGAAACATGGGAAGGAATCAAACTCAGGTGTAATGTCCCGAATACATAGCTCCCTACCAACTAGGACAAGTgcatttattgttttaactaaGCAACTGAAAATATATGACATAACATTCTTGAGCTTCAACTAGCAAAATTTCTTTTGGGCCACAAAATTTTGTGGCCCGGTGCTATATGCCCGGTTGGACCGCCCCAAAGCCGGTTTTGATGCCAAGATATGTATCCGATTTATTTTGAAATGTTAAGACACGGAGACACGAATCGGATATACCTTGGACACGTCTATGACACGTCTTGGACACATTACAATATTGGTTAATATTTCaaatttttacttttattttcacAATTCCTTCGAAGGTTTTATACTGCTTGTAAGCCCAAATAGCCAAAAGTAATTCTCAAATACTAAAAAACACAAACCCTCGTGTCATTTTAAGTACTTCTTATgtataatttaaatatattaattatcGTGCCATTTTGTGTATAatagttttta
This genomic stretch from Spinacia oleracea cultivar Varoflay chromosome 3, BTI_SOV_V1, whole genome shotgun sequence harbors:
- the LOC130470102 gene encoding uncharacterized protein, giving the protein MVIEEARETPQRYAPRRYTIQPANSPLCADILEEPMEKLKFPLCKYDGSTDLEVHCNMFEQHMMMYTDSDAMWSKVFPSTLLGVASGWYKGLPKGSVYNYRQLEAEFMLQFISRQQRKKTSGELMAITQRIGESLRDYLTRFNNESTSIPNLQQEVAVVALMRGMNHCEFKRYLGRKYFTDLESALVKAHEYIKSDKLMTIPNHFQSAPTRNIAPMPIQQTQQQQQCRGFRKDNQRRDHRGRDHQKQTNITYPAFHEYTPLNAPRAAIYNINKNENWKRPPPMSDKPRPQSKYCAFHEDCGHYTEECRDLKDNIEDMIRRGYLTQYRARQSNNNQQNHSRQNNNPNNRLPTTQAPLRIEQKAPETSRNAEARNAGQKGPTIWVISGGPCHGGTISGADRSLGEHRHLINYHSTRKWPSPPVMPEISFTPADCRGIIYHHDDPLEAFAQLQINEKEFTRANYPVIGFSGATVFPEGSIRLPVQIREGGAVRDLMVDFLVIKVPAAYNVIVGRPFIHDAQAVVSTYHLTMIYMSNFEKAERIRGSQESARSCYLTALKTPGRLAPSMNITREATMKRPAKNQNSKSEGEQSLLPKKEKR